In Halorubellus sp. JP-L1, one DNA window encodes the following:
- a CDS encoding archease — MTGSFSLREHTADVAVEATGSSPSAVFGAVGDGLAAAMCDDIPEAGGETFEVEIEAESLDGLLYDYLGRLIYERDVRLVLPVDNDATVTVPDGEAGCSDADDDEAGGSNADDDEAGGSDADGGDGETGAYRVSASARGVPLADVDAREVKAVTYSEIVVEERDGEWYAYVVFDV; from the coding sequence ATGACGGGGTCGTTCTCGCTGCGCGAGCACACCGCTGACGTCGCGGTGGAGGCGACCGGGTCGTCGCCATCGGCGGTGTTCGGCGCGGTCGGGGACGGGCTCGCCGCCGCGATGTGCGACGACATCCCGGAGGCCGGCGGCGAGACCTTCGAAGTCGAGATCGAGGCAGAGTCGCTCGACGGGTTGCTCTACGACTACCTGGGGCGACTCATCTACGAGCGCGACGTCAGGCTCGTTCTCCCCGTCGACAACGACGCGACGGTGACGGTCCCCGACGGCGAAGCGGGTTGCAGCGACGCGGACGACGACGAAGCGGGCGGCAGCAACGCGGACGACGACGAAGCGGGCGGCAGCGACGCGGACGGCGGCGACGGCGAGACCGGCGCGTACCGCGTGTCGGCGAGCGCTCGGGGCGTCCCGCTCGCGGACGTCGACGCGCGAGAGGTCAAGGCGGTCACGTACTCGGAGATAGTCGTCGAGGAACGCGACGGCGAGTGGTACGCGTACGTCGTCTTCGACGTCTAA
- a CDS encoding DoxX family protein: MASVQRRLSALLFGVALAGTTLAGTASAHVRYVVDDPADVGSIVSFVASTLAVPAHAAIVGGSALATATGLLAFRRVRPFQRDRDVFADAMADYRDLLPWLLRLAIGIPLVGAGFSGYYFTPLLESDARLLFIGLGFLLLFGLATRLVAAVGLLLYLAGVAVDAVLLLQFEYVGGFLALVLVGSGRPSADDVLERVASDDDSTYARVDPVHALATRFRERVAPAEPYAPVAIRLSLAGAFVYLGLVEKLLNPGYALAVVAKYDLTAIVPVAPELWVVGAALAEIAVGVVLAVGLYTRAAAGLSLVLFTLTLFGLPDDPVLAHLSLFGLASALVITGAGPFSVDELLRTRSASPEDPDA; the protein is encoded by the coding sequence ATGGCCAGCGTTCAGCGGCGACTGTCGGCGCTCCTGTTCGGGGTCGCACTCGCGGGAACGACGCTCGCGGGGACCGCGAGCGCGCACGTCCGGTACGTCGTCGACGACCCGGCGGACGTCGGCTCGATCGTCTCGTTCGTCGCGTCGACGCTCGCGGTCCCGGCTCACGCCGCAATCGTCGGCGGAAGCGCGCTCGCGACCGCCACCGGGCTGCTGGCGTTCCGCCGCGTCAGGCCGTTCCAGCGCGACCGCGACGTGTTCGCGGACGCGATGGCGGACTACCGCGACCTCCTCCCGTGGCTGCTGCGGCTCGCCATCGGTATCCCGCTCGTCGGCGCCGGCTTCTCCGGCTACTACTTCACGCCGCTCCTCGAGAGCGACGCCCGCCTCCTCTTCATCGGTCTCGGGTTCCTGCTCCTGTTCGGGCTCGCGACGCGGCTCGTCGCCGCCGTCGGCCTCCTGCTCTACCTCGCCGGCGTGGCCGTCGACGCCGTCCTCCTCCTCCAGTTCGAGTACGTCGGCGGGTTCCTCGCGCTCGTCCTCGTCGGAAGCGGTCGTCCGAGCGCCGACGACGTCCTCGAACGCGTCGCGTCCGACGACGACAGCACGTACGCGCGCGTCGACCCCGTCCACGCCCTCGCGACGCGGTTCCGCGAACGCGTCGCGCCCGCCGAACCGTACGCGCCGGTCGCGATCCGGCTCTCGCTCGCCGGCGCGTTCGTCTACCTCGGCCTCGTCGAGAAACTCCTCAATCCCGGGTACGCGCTCGCGGTCGTCGCGAAGTACGACCTCACCGCGATCGTCCCCGTCGCGCCCGAACTCTGGGTGGTCGGCGCGGCTCTCGCCGAGATCGCCGTCGGCGTCGTCCTCGCCGTCGGCCTCTACACGCGAGCGGCCGCCGGCCTCTCGCTCGTGCTGTTCACGCTCACGCTCTTCGGTCTCCCCGACGACCCCGTACTCGCGCACCTCTCGCTGTTCGGGCTCGCGTCCGCGCTCGTGATCACCGGCGCGGGCCCATTCTCCGTCGACGAGTTGCTCCGAACGCGATCGGCATCGCCCGAAGACCCGGACGCGTAA
- a CDS encoding RtcB family protein, protein MTTYDADGITLHKVRDYVWEIPQDESEGMRAPARVLASEALLDEIADDLTLQQLKNATHLPGIQKYALCMPDGHQGYGFPVGGVGATDAETGCISPGAVGFDINCGVRMMRTNLSYEDVRGKEEELVEALFENVPSGLGGGGIFEGSVADVNRILQGGVEWALAEGWAVPEDLAHCEDEGKRPDAEPSKVPEEAKERGRNQVGSLGSGNHFLEVQRVTDVFREDVAAEFGLEEDQVVVLIHCGSRGLGHQTCQDYVRDIEKRHSGFVDQLPDKDLAAAPAGSQLAEDYYGAMCACINFAWVNRQLIMHRTRQVFEDVFDRDWEAMEMELLYDVAHNIAKKEMHNVNGEEKELFVHRKGATRAFPAGRPELPPAYRDVGQPVIIPGSMGAGSYVLRGGENSLAETFGSTAHGAGRLMSRTQAKQDYWGGDVQTELREQQHVYVKAQSGATIAEEAPGVYKDVDEVVRVSDELGIGDRVARTFPVCNIKG, encoded by the coding sequence ATGACCACGTACGACGCCGACGGCATCACGCTCCACAAAGTCCGGGACTACGTGTGGGAGATCCCCCAGGACGAAAGCGAGGGGATGCGAGCGCCGGCGCGCGTCCTCGCCAGCGAAGCCCTTCTAGACGAGATCGCCGACGACCTGACCCTCCAGCAGTTGAAGAACGCGACGCACCTCCCCGGCATCCAGAAGTACGCGCTCTGCATGCCCGACGGCCACCAGGGGTACGGGTTCCCCGTCGGCGGCGTCGGCGCGACGGACGCCGAAACCGGCTGCATATCGCCTGGAGCGGTCGGTTTCGACATCAACTGTGGCGTGCGGATGATGCGGACGAACCTCTCATACGAGGACGTCCGTGGGAAGGAGGAGGAACTCGTCGAGGCGCTGTTCGAGAACGTCCCGAGCGGCCTGGGCGGTGGCGGCATCTTCGAGGGGTCGGTGGCGGACGTGAACCGCATCCTGCAGGGTGGCGTGGAGTGGGCGCTGGCGGAGGGCTGGGCGGTCCCGGAGGATCTCGCACATTGCGAGGACGAGGGGAAGCGACCGGACGCGGAGCCGTCGAAGGTGCCCGAGGAGGCGAAAGAGCGCGGGAGGAACCAGGTCGGGTCGCTGGGGTCGGGGAATCACTTCCTGGAGGTCCAGCGCGTGACGGACGTGTTCCGCGAGGACGTCGCGGCCGAGTTCGGGCTCGAGGAGGACCAGGTTGTGGTGCTCATCCACTGCGGGAGTCGCGGGCTCGGCCACCAGACGTGTCAGGACTACGTGCGGGACATCGAGAAGCGCCACTCGGGGTTCGTCGACCAGTTGCCGGACAAGGACCTGGCGGCGGCGCCGGCGGGCAGTCAGCTCGCGGAGGACTACTACGGCGCGATGTGCGCGTGCATCAACTTCGCGTGGGTGAACCGCCAGCTCATCATGCACCGGACGCGGCAGGTGTTCGAGGACGTGTTCGACCGGGATTGGGAGGCGATGGAGATGGAGCTCCTGTACGACGTCGCACACAACATCGCGAAGAAGGAGATGCACAACGTGAACGGCGAGGAGAAGGAGCTGTTCGTGCACCGGAAGGGTGCGACGCGGGCGTTCCCCGCGGGTCGACCCGAGTTGCCGCCGGCGTACCGCGACGTCGGCCAGCCCGTCATCATCCCGGGGAGCATGGGCGCTGGCAGTTACGTCCTCCGAGGCGGCGAGAACTCGCTGGCGGAGACGTTCGGCTCGACCGCTCACGGCGCGGGCCGGTTGATGAGTCGGACGCAGGCGAAGCAGGACTACTGGGGCGGCGACGTCCAGACCGAACTCCGCGAGCAACAGCACGTGTACGTGAAGGCCCAGTCGGGGGCGACGATCGCGGAGGAAGCGCCGGGCGTGTACAAGGACGTGGACGAGGTGGTGCGCGTCAGCGACGAACTCGGCATCGGGGATCGCGTCGCGCGGACGTTCCCGGTCTGCAACATCAAGGGGTGA
- a CDS encoding GNAT family N-acetyltransferase, translating into MHCEVLGWPPDGPTLRLDYRRFGYAGKFVMSSTGKAVCHDRTRPVAETHDDPADAFADRDSDDYATGVLAAVAFNEDRTDSATLWLRYVTVRNDRTGEGLGPRLLAFVRDEALARGYDRLRIAVNNPYSYEALYKTGFAYTGRETGIAELVLEHPAPAVLDDGDNGDDGDNGDNGDNGDDADDADDGYDGDVGAIERYREGLDVFDARVSLSVAEREFVAKKRARGPPDVVR; encoded by the coding sequence GTGCACTGCGAGGTCCTCGGGTGGCCGCCGGACGGCCCGACGCTCCGCCTCGACTACCGCCGGTTCGGGTACGCCGGCAAGTTCGTGATGTCCTCGACCGGCAAGGCGGTGTGTCACGACCGTACTCGGCCGGTCGCCGAGACCCACGACGATCCCGCGGACGCGTTCGCCGACCGCGACAGCGACGACTACGCAACCGGCGTCCTCGCCGCCGTCGCGTTCAACGAGGACCGCACCGACTCCGCCACCCTCTGGCTGCGGTACGTCACCGTCCGCAACGACCGTACCGGCGAGGGCCTCGGGCCACGACTGCTCGCGTTCGTCCGCGACGAAGCACTCGCCCGAGGCTACGACCGTCTCCGCATCGCCGTCAACAACCCCTACAGCTACGAGGCGCTGTACAAGACCGGGTTCGCGTACACCGGCCGCGAGACCGGCATCGCCGAACTCGTCCTGGAACATCCCGCGCCGGCCGTCCTCGACGACGGCGACAACGGCGACGACGGCGACAACGGCGACAACGGCGACAACGGCGACGATGCCGACGATGCCGACGACGGGTACGACGGCGACGTTGGCGCTATCGAACGCTACCGCGAGGGCCTCGACGTCTTCGACGCACGGGTCTCCCTGAGCGTCGCCGAGCGCGAGTTCGTCGCCAAGAAGCGAGCGCGCGGTCCGCCCGACGTCGTTCGCTGA
- a CDS encoding site-specific DNA-methyltransferase has product METTHRVHVGDARDLSALADDSVDLVVTSPPYPMIEMWDDVFAELDPDIGDALDAGDGQVAFEAMHDVLREVWAAVERVLVPGGIACVNVGDATRSVGDRFRVYQNHARVVDAFQDLGFDPLPEVLWRKPVNSAAKFMGSGMVPPNAYVTLEHEYVLVFRNGGRRSFPPGDDQRYESAYFWEERNRWFSDVWTDVGGERQTLADDALRERSGAFPLELPYRLVSMYSVYGDTVLDPFWGTGTTSLAAMVAGRSSVGVERDRGFVSAFDDRATEAPVVSREVNADRLAAHREFVAERRASGEDLGYVNEHYDVPVRTRQETDLRLYDAASVTDVTDASDSTDRRFRVEHAPHDP; this is encoded by the coding sequence ATGGAGACGACGCATCGCGTGCACGTCGGCGACGCGCGCGACCTGTCTGCGCTCGCGGACGACAGCGTGGACCTGGTCGTGACGTCGCCGCCGTACCCGATGATCGAGATGTGGGACGACGTGTTCGCCGAACTCGACCCCGATATCGGCGACGCGCTGGATGCGGGCGACGGGCAGGTGGCGTTCGAGGCGATGCACGACGTCCTCCGCGAGGTCTGGGCGGCGGTCGAGCGCGTGCTCGTCCCGGGCGGGATCGCGTGCGTGAACGTCGGTGACGCGACGCGGTCGGTCGGCGATCGATTCCGCGTGTACCAGAACCACGCCCGCGTGGTGGACGCGTTCCAGGACCTCGGGTTCGACCCGCTCCCGGAGGTGCTGTGGCGCAAGCCCGTGAACTCGGCGGCGAAGTTCATGGGGAGCGGGATGGTGCCGCCGAACGCGTACGTGACCCTGGAGCACGAGTACGTGCTCGTGTTCCGGAACGGCGGGCGGCGGTCGTTCCCGCCGGGGGACGACCAGCGCTACGAATCGGCGTACTTCTGGGAGGAACGCAACCGGTGGTTCAGCGACGTGTGGACGGACGTGGGCGGGGAGCGCCAGACCCTCGCGGACGACGCACTCCGGGAGCGCTCGGGCGCGTTCCCGCTCGAGTTACCGTATCGACTCGTCTCTATGTACTCGGTGTACGGCGACACGGTCCTCGATCCGTTCTGGGGGACGGGGACGACGAGCCTGGCGGCGATGGTCGCGGGCCGGTCGTCGGTGGGCGTGGAGCGCGACCGCGGGTTCGTGTCGGCGTTCGACGACCGGGCGACGGAGGCACCGGTGGTGTCCCGGGAGGTGAACGCGGACCGTCTCGCTGCGCACCGCGAGTTCGTCGCGGAGCGGCGGGCGTCCGGCGAGGACCTCGGATACGTGAACGAGCACTACGACGTCCCCGTGCGGACCCGCCAGGAGACGGACCTGCGACTGTACGACGCCGCGTCCGTAACCGACGTGACCGATGCGTCCGATTCGACCGACCGACGATTCCGCGTCGAGCACGCTCCTCACGACCCCTGA
- a CDS encoding trans-aconitate 2-methyltransferase encodes MTETREPSNGSDDTHPETIDWNTFWRDADDAERESATPSTHHVRDLLDAFFDAKGVPDSFVSVGCGPGVVAFDVAHTFPETTVHGYDAARSIVDENRERATDEGIENAHFEQGVLPTFDPDRRFECVLCYGTLAYVEDSARALGALYDAVEPGGHLVLGYVNDGFSRHLQGVLDDPAGHGKDLDAFDRAEFERRWRLVLDGRSTLSYDAIHDATGAWPRSFWEFAEKPEERWAWRHAPLSGSRNPRTRPRRATNDD; translated from the coding sequence ATGACAGAGACAAGAGAGCCATCCAACGGCAGCGACGACACCCACCCCGAGACCATCGACTGGAACACGTTCTGGCGCGACGCCGACGACGCCGAGCGCGAGTCGGCGACGCCGAGCACGCACCACGTCCGCGACCTCCTCGACGCGTTCTTCGACGCGAAGGGCGTCCCGGACTCGTTCGTGAGCGTCGGCTGCGGCCCCGGCGTCGTCGCGTTCGACGTCGCCCACACCTTCCCCGAGACGACCGTCCACGGATACGACGCCGCACGATCCATCGTCGACGAGAACCGCGAGCGCGCGACCGACGAGGGCATCGAGAACGCGCACTTCGAGCAGGGCGTCCTCCCGACGTTCGACCCCGACCGACGGTTCGAGTGCGTGCTCTGCTACGGTACGCTCGCGTACGTCGAGGACTCCGCACGCGCGCTCGGCGCGCTCTACGACGCCGTCGAACCCGGCGGCCACCTCGTCCTCGGGTACGTCAACGACGGGTTCTCCAGGCACCTCCAGGGCGTCCTCGACGACCCGGCGGGCCACGGCAAGGACCTCGACGCGTTCGACCGCGCCGAGTTCGAGCGCCGCTGGCGACTCGTCCTCGACGGCAGGAGCACGCTGTCGTACGACGCCATCCACGACGCCACCGGCGCCTGGCCGCGGAGCTTCTGGGAGTTCGCGGAGAAGCCCGAAGAACGCTGGGCGTGGCGCCACGCCCCCTTGTCTGGCTCCCGAAACCCGAGGACGCGACCGCGGAGGGCGACGAATGACGACTGA
- a CDS encoding acyl-CoA thioester hydrolase/BAAT C-terminal domain-containing protein — protein MTTDGDTAAGATGDDDRNDDVAPTTPTIEVPASVRRDERFVPRVTGLSPEARVRIDLTTSDGAGEWRSTGTFVADDDGVVDLETTAPEAGSYAGRPTVDPDAPTVERAPADPMGLVWSLAPESDASRAFDWTPTGSHDLEWTVRPTDDDAATDAAATATEAEPLARATTTVHHTDPDVERHAPAAGHPDGWFEPAGDGPHPAVVVLHGSGGQSVEATAALLAAHGFAAFACRWLGADDFPEAPREVPLERVAEAIDWFRDRDVVRSTGYGIWGVSMGAQLALHLAVRDDAVDAVVADSGGHVRYFGGDTGSWTEDGDVLPYVDRRRAPPTTFQSERDGATVGRELFTQMLEAADREERDAATVPFEDASADLLWLSGSDDANWPAATFGNMLLARLDALGYEREYEHDVYHDAGHAIGVANDPTTWRPAHDDVPVAFGGTPEDAASAAAAAWPRVLERFERSLADPR, from the coding sequence ATGACGACTGATGGCGATACCGCTGCTGGCGCCACTGGCGACGACGATCGGAACGACGACGTCGCGCCGACGACGCCGACGATCGAGGTCCCCGCGTCGGTCCGTCGCGACGAGCGGTTCGTCCCGCGCGTCACCGGACTCTCGCCCGAGGCCAGGGTCCGCATCGACCTGACGACGAGCGATGGAGCGGGCGAGTGGCGCTCGACGGGGACGTTCGTCGCCGACGACGACGGCGTCGTCGACCTCGAGACGACCGCACCTGAGGCCGGTTCGTACGCCGGCCGGCCGACCGTCGACCCGGACGCGCCGACCGTCGAACGCGCGCCCGCTGACCCGATGGGGCTCGTCTGGTCGCTCGCGCCAGAGAGCGACGCGTCTCGCGCGTTCGACTGGACGCCGACGGGGAGTCACGATCTCGAATGGACCGTTCGACCCACGGACGATGACGCTGCGACCGACGCAGCGGCGACCGCCACGGAAGCCGAACCGCTGGCGCGCGCTACCACGACCGTCCACCACACCGACCCCGACGTCGAACGTCACGCGCCGGCGGCCGGCCACCCGGACGGGTGGTTCGAGCCCGCTGGAGACGGCCCGCATCCCGCCGTCGTCGTCCTCCACGGCTCCGGCGGACAGTCCGTCGAGGCCACAGCGGCGCTCCTGGCCGCCCACGGGTTCGCGGCGTTCGCGTGCCGCTGGCTCGGCGCGGACGACTTCCCCGAGGCGCCCCGCGAGGTCCCACTGGAACGGGTCGCGGAGGCCATCGACTGGTTCCGTGACCGCGACGTCGTCCGGAGCACGGGCTATGGCATCTGGGGCGTCTCCATGGGCGCCCAGCTCGCGCTCCACCTCGCGGTCCGCGACGACGCCGTCGACGCCGTGGTCGCCGACTCCGGGGGCCACGTCCGGTACTTCGGCGGCGACACCGGATCCTGGACCGAAGACGGCGACGTGCTCCCCTACGTCGACCGCCGCCGCGCTCCCCCGACGACGTTCCAGTCCGAGCGCGACGGCGCGACGGTCGGCCGCGAGCTGTTCACGCAGATGCTCGAGGCCGCCGATCGCGAGGAACGCGACGCCGCGACCGTCCCCTTCGAGGACGCGAGCGCGGACCTCCTCTGGCTCTCCGGGAGCGACGACGCTAACTGGCCGGCCGCCACGTTCGGGAACATGCTGCTCGCTCGCCTCGACGCTCTCGGATACGAGCGCGAGTACGAGCACGACGTCTATCACGACGCCGGGCACGCTATCGGCGTCGCGAACGACCCGACGACGTGGCGGCCAGCACACGACGACGTCCCTGTCGCGTTCGGCGGTACGCCGGAGGACGCCGCCAGCGCCGCGGCCGCCGCCTGGCCGCGGGTCCTCGAGCGGTTCGAGCGCTCGCTCGCCGACCCCCGCTGA
- a CDS encoding class I SAM-dependent methyltransferase, with the protein MDRSRGRTRDVYDRIADHFASTREYAWPEVESFLDGRSGSLGLDVGCGNGRHAQQLAECCERVVGVDASRGLLAAARERAIDRGYDDRLALAQGDASRLPVATDEFDLAVYVATLHHLPDRESRVRSLDELARVLAPGGVGLVSAWSTAHDRFEDADADDETGFDTFVDWTLPGGETVERFYHVYAPAEFETDLEASALGVETAFVSSGNCYSVVTFERKTS; encoded by the coding sequence ATGGATCGGTCCCGGGGGCGAACGCGCGACGTGTACGACCGGATCGCGGATCACTTCGCGTCGACGCGCGAGTACGCGTGGCCGGAGGTCGAGTCGTTCCTCGACGGGCGGTCGGGTTCGCTCGGTCTGGACGTCGGGTGCGGGAACGGCCGGCACGCGCAGCAGCTCGCGGAGTGCTGCGAGCGCGTCGTCGGCGTGGACGCGAGCCGCGGCCTGCTCGCCGCGGCCCGTGAACGCGCCATCGACCGCGGGTACGACGACCGGCTGGCGCTCGCCCAGGGCGACGCGAGCCGCCTCCCGGTCGCGACGGACGAGTTCGATCTCGCGGTGTACGTCGCGACCCTCCATCACCTCCCCGACCGCGAGTCACGCGTCCGGAGTCTCGACGAACTGGCGCGCGTCCTCGCTCCCGGTGGCGTCGGCCTCGTGAGCGCGTGGTCGACCGCGCACGATCGGTTCGAGGACGCGGACGCAGACGACGAGACGGGGTTCGATACGTTCGTCGACTGGACGCTTCCGGGCGGCGAGACCGTCGAGCGATTCTATCACGTGTACGCGCCGGCCGAGTTCGAGACGGATCTGGAAGCGAGCGCGCTCGGCGTCGAGACCGCGTTCGTCTCGAGCGGGAATTGTTACTCGGTCGTCACCTTCGAACGGAAAACGTCATAA
- a CDS encoding type II secretion system F family protein has protein sequence MSWANWIPLAIAVVLVLPVALAPYSSYANRIVSRFALVGFGSYVERIDRKKTQRKNTLRAAHLPTTYRIYAAKTVFYSAVLAIVGSMSGMYVIWGTFGLLSIDEATIRSTLPQQLHVLADFTGLPSLTIYELFVLMLVTSATVGLVFGGLTYWLRWWYPSYRADERARRIEASLPQTIAFVYALSRSGMEFPKVMRILAANKAVYGDAADEVNVAVRNMDMFGQDMISAIHTMAHRTPSGQFKEFSENLASVLQSGRSLSSFLQQQYEDYQEEAESQQEKLLDLLATLAEVYVTGLVAGPLFLITILVVIGIAVSDTLQPLQVLVYVIVPSANLLFIIYLLSATDTISQIQRIDDVQAPIEKMTEVRRAESTRTDGGTGANGDTDTVTGANGDTDTVTGGPSDTDTVTGANGDTGVVDASAGMERLREYRRLRWLRARLGSPGRTVIERPVTLFWVTVPIALLVTALRFPETLVDGQVSIRAFDDLLVQGTLFVVGTFAIVYEVHRRRLEAIESAVPDLMDRLASVNEAGMTVVQSIERVRRSELGALDPELDRVWRDIEWGADVETALKRFESRLRTQIISRVVTLTTKAMNASGDLSTVLRIAGSQAKADRRLKQRRQQEMLTYMVVVYVSFFVFLFIIGVLSTVLIPNLPDGGTSTALNQTGGGATGAGVGGIGGVGGGGVNTEAYTLLFFHSTLLQGVLSGLIAGQLATGDVRGGAKHAAVLLAIAYGVFLLLL, from the coding sequence ATGTCGTGGGCGAACTGGATCCCGCTCGCAATCGCCGTCGTCCTGGTGCTCCCCGTGGCGCTCGCGCCGTACTCGTCGTACGCGAACCGCATCGTCAGTCGGTTCGCGCTCGTCGGGTTCGGGTCGTACGTCGAACGCATCGACCGGAAGAAGACCCAGCGCAAGAACACGCTCCGGGCGGCGCACCTGCCGACGACGTACCGGATCTACGCGGCGAAGACCGTCTTCTACAGCGCGGTGTTGGCGATCGTCGGCTCGATGTCGGGGATGTACGTCATCTGGGGGACGTTCGGGTTGCTCTCGATCGACGAGGCGACGATCCGGTCGACGCTCCCCCAGCAACTGCACGTGCTCGCGGACTTCACGGGCCTGCCGAGCCTGACGATCTACGAGCTGTTCGTGCTGATGCTCGTGACGAGCGCGACCGTGGGCCTCGTCTTCGGCGGGTTGACGTACTGGCTGCGGTGGTGGTATCCGTCGTATCGGGCGGACGAACGGGCGCGTCGCATCGAGGCGTCGCTCCCGCAAACGATCGCGTTCGTGTACGCGCTCAGTCGCTCCGGGATGGAGTTCCCGAAGGTGATGCGCATCCTCGCGGCGAACAAGGCCGTCTACGGGGACGCCGCGGACGAGGTGAACGTCGCGGTCCGGAACATGGACATGTTCGGACAGGACATGATCTCCGCGATCCACACGATGGCGCATCGAACGCCGAGCGGCCAGTTCAAGGAGTTCAGCGAGAACCTCGCGAGCGTCCTCCAGTCCGGGCGGTCGCTGTCGTCGTTCCTCCAACAGCAGTACGAGGACTACCAGGAGGAGGCCGAGAGCCAGCAGGAGAAACTGCTCGACCTGCTCGCGACGCTCGCCGAGGTGTACGTCACCGGGCTGGTCGCCGGGCCGCTGTTCCTCATCACGATCCTCGTCGTCATCGGGATCGCAGTCAGCGACACGCTCCAGCCGCTACAGGTGCTCGTGTACGTCATCGTTCCGAGCGCGAACCTCCTGTTCATCATCTACCTGCTGTCGGCGACGGACACCATCAGTCAGATACAGCGCATCGACGACGTGCAGGCGCCCATCGAGAAGATGACGGAAGTCAGGCGCGCGGAGTCGACGCGAACCGACGGCGGGACCGGCGCCAACGGCGACACCGACACCGTCACCGGCGCCAACGGCGACACCGACACCGTCACCGGTGGCCCTAGCGACACCGACACCGTCACCGGCGCCAACGGCGACACGGGCGTCGTTGACGCCTCCGCGGGCATGGAGCGCCTGCGCGAGTACCGACGACTACGGTGGCTTCGGGCGCGCCTCGGGAGTCCCGGTCGGACGGTGATCGAACGGCCGGTGACGCTGTTCTGGGTGACGGTCCCGATCGCGCTCCTCGTGACGGCGCTCCGGTTCCCGGAGACGCTCGTCGACGGCCAGGTGTCGATCCGCGCGTTCGACGACCTGCTCGTGCAGGGGACGCTGTTCGTCGTCGGGACGTTCGCGATCGTCTACGAGGTCCATCGGCGTCGACTGGAAGCGATCGAGTCCGCTGTTCCCGACCTCATGGATCGCCTGGCGAGCGTGAACGAGGCGGGGATGACGGTCGTGCAGTCGATCGAGCGCGTTCGTCGGAGCGAACTCGGCGCGCTCGACCCCGAACTCGACCGGGTGTGGCGCGACATCGAGTGGGGCGCGGACGTGGAGACGGCGCTGAAGCGCTTCGAGTCTCGGCTTCGCACGCAGATCATCTCGCGGGTCGTGACGCTGACGACGAAGGCGATGAACGCGAGCGGGGACCTGTCGACGGTCCTCCGGATCGCCGGGTCGCAGGCGAAAGCGGACCGTCGCCTCAAGCAGCGCCGGCAGCAGGAGATGTTGACGTACATGGTCGTCGTCTACGTGTCGTTCTTCGTGTTCCTGTTCATCATCGGCGTGCTGTCGACGGTCCTCATTCCGAACCTCCCAGACGGCGGGACGAGCACGGCACTCAACCAGACTGGTGGTGGGGCGACGGGCGCGGGCGTCGGCGGCATCGGCGGCGTCGGTGGCGGCGGCGTGAACACGGAGGCGTACACGCTCCTGTTCTTCCACTCGACGCTCCTCCAGGGCGTCCTGTCCGGGCTCATCGCGGGCCAGCTGGCGACGGGCGACGTTCGCGGCGGCGCGAAGCACGCCGCGGTCCTCCTCGCGATCGCGTACGGCGTCTTCCTTCTCCTCCTCTGA